A region of Triticum urartu cultivar G1812 unplaced genomic scaffold, Tu2.1 TuUngrouped_contig_4787, whole genome shotgun sequence DNA encodes the following proteins:
- the LOC125528306 gene encoding uncharacterized protein LOC125528306, translated as MLRKMKKRKHEHDEVPHTSPALPSAQVQQPQLQPTVSNNRCFLHCLPDLRQPKEITYNSCQLKPKVEASDYFDSPSAKSIGKFFSKPAPEPTYEAVLQEQLRETENRAKELKQEWQTSGCTVIVDSWKSKCDKSFVSVLVHCSKGTQFLRSIDVSEITEDLDELESMLSRVVDDVGAHNIVQIVMNDVSPHMQMARQYVLNKYDSFFFALCADHCINLLLEKIAALEHVSEVLMKAREITRFLYGHALPMKLKGRYVQEEILSSSYLRFVAVFITLERLVSARVGLVQMISSPEWVPSGWACLDLFERIQSIVKTDDEFWHAAAEIVKVTKPLVSVLYKLESDICPMGILYEAMDRAKEEIFLNVGDESEFYWCMIDRIWDGYLHSPLHAAGQMLNSRIFYTAGFQPDAEISSGIAACTIQLGKAHYNARKASAQLEVYEKKLGYFDTDPAMQQIMELPQIEWWSTHGARVPDLQTLARRVLSQTCFGATRYNIDWSLSEKLHAEWDEMTPPEQERFRQKEYVHYNRVLARAAPLLHGTSVKQHDRVTMVLHDWIRPQKQAAGCH; from the exons ATGCTCAGAAAAATGAAGAAACGGAAGCATGAACATGATGAGGTTCCTCACACAAGCCCAGCCCTTCCATCTGCTCAAGTCCAGCAACCACAGCTACAACCAACTGTGTCCAATAACCGCTGCTTTCTTCATTGTCTACCGGATTTGAGGCAGCCCAAGGAAATCACATATAATTCTTGTCAACTGAAACCCAAGGTTGAGGCAAGTGATTACTTCGATTCTCCGTCAGCAAAATCAATAGGCAAGTTCTTCTCCAAACCTGCACCTGAGCCTACGTACGAAGCTGTTCTGCAGGAGCAACTAAGAGAAACTGAGAACCGCGCAAAGGAACTCAAGCAAGAGTGGCAAACAAGTGGCTGCACTGTAATTGTGGATAGTTGGAAGAGCAAGTGTGACAAAAGCTTCGTAAGTGTCCTGGTGCACTGCAGCAAAGGTACGCAGTTCCTCAGATCCATTGACGTCTCTGAAATCACTGAGGACTTGGATGAGCTAGAATCAATGCTTTCTCGCGTGGTTGATGATGTTGGTGCCCATAACATTGTTCAGATTGTCATGAATGACGTGTCACCCCATATGCAGATGGCACGGCAGTATGTGCTAAATAAATATGACAGTTTTTTCTTCGCGCTATGTGCTGACCATTGCATCAACCTTCTGCTTGAGAAAATAGCAGCGCTCGAGCATGTCAGTGAAGTCCTAATGAAGGCAAGGGAAATTACAAGGTTTTTATATGGCCATGCACTGCCAATGAAACTGAAAGGAAGATATGTTCAGGAGGAGATTTTGAGCAGTTCTTATCTGAGATTTGTGGCAGTGTTCATCACATTAGAGAGGTTAGTTTCTGCAAGAGTAGGTCTGGTGCAGATGATCAGCTCGCCTGAATGGGTTCCCTCTGGTTGGGCTTGTCTTGATTTGTTCGAGCGTATCCAGAGTATAGTAAAGACAGACGATGAATTTTGGCATGCTGCTGCTGAAATCGTGAAGGTTACAAAACCACTTGTTAGTGTGTTGTATAAACTGGAATCTGATATCTGTCCGATGGGTATCTTGTATGAAGCCATGGATAGAGCAAAGGAAGAGATATTTCTCAATGTTGGAGATGAAAGTGAGTTCTATTGGTGTATGATTGACAGGATATGGGATGGTTACTTGCATAGTCCCCTCCATGCTGCTGGTCAGATGCTAAACTCAAGGATCTTTTACACAGCTGGATTCCAGCCTGATGCTGAGATCAGCAGCGGCATCGCGGCCTGTACAATCCAACTGGGCAAGGCTCATTACAATGCCAGAAAAGCGTCTGCACAATTGGAAGTGTATGAAAAGAAGTTGGGCTATTTCGACACAGATCCAGCAATGCAGCAAATCATGGAATTACCACAAA TTGAATGGTGGTCGACGCACGGGGCTCGCGTGCCCGACCTGCAGACCCTGGCGAGGCGGGTCCTGAGCCAGACGTGCTTCGGCGCCACCAGGTACAACATCGACTGGAGCCTGTCGGAGAAGCTGCACGCCGAGTGGGACGAGATGACGCCGCCTGAACAGGAGAGGTTCCGGCAGAAGGAGTACGTCCACTACAACCGCGtcctcgcccgcgccgccccgctcctgcacggcacctccgtgaaGCAGCACGACAGGGTGACCATGGTGCTGCACGACTGGATCAGACCGCAGAAACAGGCCGCTGGTTGCCACTGA